tctgtccaattgaggtctttcctggttcggttgaaacacgccccataatcacagcccaatggagccgtttcagactcatattctgactagaattgcgtatgaccacgtcaggctaattcAATTccatagtaggggaaaaaagtcaatggggcccatcaactgtctggttaccaacattctttaaaatatcttattttgtgttcaacagaagaaagaaattcatacaggtttggaacaacttgagggtgagtaaatgatgacaactttaatttttgtgtgaactatccctttaagaaatgaAATGGCTAGATTAAGCAGGACAGGTGACCTCTTCATCCTTCATCTTTATCAGCTTTTCTGTCTCTACGTCCGGTGTGGACAGTGGTAGTATGGGGATGGGACTCTCCACGCGATTATCCTGGGTCAGTTTGCTGGTGAATACAGAACATAAGTAAACTCAATGGCAACGTATCTTGTGCTATTATGTTACCAAGATGTCTGGAAAACCCATTGTGAGTTACCTTGTCATTTGCTGTATGCACTGCGCCCTGTAGTTTTCATAGTGCACGTCACACGTGATGTCTTTCAGGTCATGCATGTGTGAACGAATCAACATAGTCCTCAGCTTGACGAAATCACAATGGGACTGATTGTCCactgtgacaaaaaaaaagtatgcacacaaatcttttttttttttggttgaaaTGTATCTAGTTGGTTGATTATCTGAAATGCAAGTCTTACTTTCAATGCTTATCAGTACAGAGTTTTTCATGTGCAAAATGTAGCTATCCAAGCACAGATTCGTACTGACCTTCCACGATGCCCCATGGGTAAAGTCTCCCTCTCACCcgctgacctttgacctctacTATTGTGTTGCTTCCAATCACAGCAAATGGAGTGCTCTCCTAAAAGCACAAAACACAGAGATTTATATTTATTGCTTTTAGGTTTTAATTCTTTTAAAGTTTACATTAGTTAGCTAGTTAGTCACGTTTTTCAGGAAGAATTGAGTTTATTAGAAATTTTGCCAGGGTTATTATAGTTGACTAAAActacatctttaaaaaaaaacttctgttACTTGAAATAATATAAACGTTTActgtaatgaaaaaaaatatatctatatctatatatatatatatatatatatatatatttaattaaccttattttattttaacttgaTGTACTAACATAACTAtgactgaaatcaaaattagtaaacatttttattaaataaaatgtttatttaataaaattaaattacaaaagcacaattactcaaattaaaataaattaatttaattcaaattaaattaatttgattaaaaatctaaatattaatcAAAACTAAATCtcaatgatactaaaataactgTTTCCCTTGTTCGagtgaaacatttatttttattttatttcaattaagcattttatttcaatgttttattattttatctaatttatttttatttttcaaaatacacCGCTAGTTATTATGTAAGCTTTTTTCCACGActgaatacaaaataaaaagggTAATCACGACtctgacttttttcttgcaattgcaagtttacatctcgcaattatgaattgcgtgatataaactcccaattgtgagttataaagtccgaatttgcgagatataaacttgttattgagagttataaagtcagaattgcgtaattctgactttttttctcagaattgacTGTTCTGAGTCTTTATAACAATCATAAACTCACAactgcaaaagaaaaaaaaatctgatttgtgAGATAAGAAGACGCAATTATCTATAATAGTTTTATTCTGCGATCGTTCAAACTTCCATACGTTTTAAATAGAATGTGCCAGAGGTGTAGTTACAGCATCTGCCTAACTGGATCAAACGAATTACCCAGCCAAACCTTAACACCTTGACAGAGGGCAAGCTCCCATAGTTTCCCTAATAATTACAATTATAACAAGAActgtttttatatttgaatacattttaaaatgtaatgtattcctgtgatcaaagctgaatttttagcatcattactccagtcttcagtgtcacatgatccttcagatgatttgctgctcaagaaatatttcttattattatcaatgttgcttaatttttttttgtggaaaccgttaAACCCCTTGATGGAAACCATGGTTTTATTCTGGCATGGACGTCAGCCAGACATCAGCCTGGTTGGCATAATAAGTGCTCAAGCATCCATTTATGTGTCATAATACAGACCTTCAGCTCTCGGTCCTGCTGCTTGAGCTCCTCGTCCTCATCAGAATCACAGTCTGGGAACTGGTACACTTTGATTCCAAACTTCTCGATCTCCTCCCTTACCTTGAATAGAAggatcaaaaacattttacgTCAGAAGCCCTGACACTATCAAGCAAGGACACGGTGTGCGTATGAACATGAACAGAGCGTGTGTATGTATAAACAGGCGGAGGTGGATCCGACTTACCCTGTCCTTCATCTTCCTCATCTCCGCTGGCGTCAGACAGTCAGCCTTGGAAATAAGTGGAACCACGTTCACCTTGTCCTGCAGTGCCTTCATAAACTCCACGTCCACGGGCCGCAGCCTGGGAGGAGAGCAGAGAGAGTGAGTGGGCTTATCCAGTCTGAGATGCTTTATTTACTTTAAGTTcaggttttttttatgtttcttaagtctcttattctcaccaaggctgcatttatttgattaaaatagaGTCAAGACGGTAATATTTTGAgatattaatacaaatacaattactaaatacaaaatacaaaaactaaatattacaatatattttaaaatgtaatttattcctgtgatcaaagctgtattttcagcatcattactccagtcctcagtgtcacatggtccttcagaaatcattctaatatactgctcaaaaaacatttctaactaattatcatcaatgttgaaaactgttatgcttcttaatattttagttcaaacaaacagcattttttaagtttgttttgaaatattaaaaatgtttctttttttatcttactgaccccaatgtttgaatagtagtgtatattttaatttcagtaaaaCAAGCGATATGCTAGACAACAAGATTTTTTGCTCTTTCATAATAGAGAttgtttttcagttttttatatatacagtcttgttcaaaataatagcagtacaatgtgactaaccagaataatcaaggtttttcgtatatttttttattgctacgtggcaaacaagttaccagtaggttcagtagattctcagaaaacaaatgagacccagcattcatgatatgcacgctcttaaggctgggCAATTGGGCAATTTGTTGAATTAGTtaaaaggggtgtgttcaaaaaaatagcagtgtggcattcaatcactgaggtcatcaattttgtgaagaaacaggtgtgaatcaggtggcccctatttaaggatgaagccaacacttgttgaacatgcatttgaaagctgaggaaaatgggtcgttcaagacattgttcagaagaacagcgtactttgattaaaaagttgattagagaggggaaaacctataaagaggtgcaaaaaatgataggctgttcagctaaaattatctccaatgccttaaaatggagagcaaaaccagagagacgtggaagaaaacggaagacaaccatcaaaatggatagaagaataaccagaatggcaaaggctcagccaatgatcacctccaggatgatcaaagacagtctggagttacctgtaagtactgtgacagttagaagacgtctgtgtgaagctaatctattttcaagaatcccccgcaaagtccctctgttaaaaaaaaggcatgtgcagaagaggttacaatttgccaaagaacacatcaactggcctaaagagaaatggaggaacattttgtgtactgatgagagtaaaattgttctttttgggtccaagggccacaggcagtttgtgagacgacccccaaactctgaattcaagccacagtacacagtgaagacagtgaagcatggaggtgcaagcatcatgatatgggcatgtttctcctactatggtgttgggcctatttatcgcataccaggggtcatggatcagtttgcatatgttaaaatacttgaagaggtcatgttgccctatgctgaagaggacatgcccttgaaacggttgtttcaacaagacaatgacccaaaacacactagtaaacgggcaaagtcttggttccaaaccaacaaaattaatgttatggagtggccagcccaatctccagaccttaatccaattgagaacttgtggggtgatatcaaaaatgctgtttctgaagcaaaaccaagaaatgtgaatgaattgtggaatgttgttaaagaatcatggagtggaataacagctgagaggtgccacaagttggttgactccatgccacacagatgtcaagcagttttaaaaaactgtggtcatacaactaaatattagtttagtgattcacaggattgctaaatcccagaaaaaaaaaatgtttgtacaaaatagttttgagtttgtacagtcaaaggtagacactgctatttttttgaacacacccctttcaactaattgcccaattgcacagccttaagagcgtgcatatcatgaatgctgggtcttgtttgttttctgagaatctactgaacctactggtgacttgtttgccacgtagcaataaaaaatatactaaaaaccttgattattctggttagtcacattgtactgctattattttgaacaagactgtatatactATACACCGATCAtccataacattatgaccggtgaagtgaataacactgattatctctacatcacagcacctgttagtgggtgggatatattaggcagccagtgaacattttgtcctcaaagttgatgtgttagaagcaggagaaatgggaaagcgtaaggatttgagtgagtttgacaaaggTCACCAAATTATggtgactgggtcagagcatctccaaaactgcagctcttgtgcgGTGTTCCCGGTCTGTGGAAccgtggtcagtatctatcaaaaatgatccaaggaaggaacagtggtgaaccggcgacaggatCATTGGCGGcaaaggctcattgatgcacgtggggagcgaaggctggcctgtgtggtccgatcaaacaggtgagctactgtagctcaaattgtgagcatcagaactggaccacggagcaatggaagaagatggcctggtctgatgaatcatgttttcttttacatcacatggatggaggGGTGCATGtgtgtcacttacctggggaacacatggcaccaggatgcacaatggaaagaaggcaagccagaGGAGGCAGCGTGATGCTTTAGGCAATGTTCTGCAGGGAAAACTTGTGTCCtcccatccatgtggatgttactttgacatgtaccaaagaacatgtacaccctttcatggaaacggtattccctggtggctgtggcctctttcagcaggataatgcgcctgccacaaagcaaaaatggttcaggaatggtttgaggagcacaacaacgagtttgaggtgttgacttagcctccaaattccccagatctcaatccaatcgagcatctgtgggatgtgctgaacaaacaagtccgatcatggaggccccacctcgcaacttacgtgacttaaaggatctgctgctaacatcttggtgccagataccacagcacaccttcagggttcTATGCtttgatgggtcagggctgtttcaGCTGCtaaaggggaccaacacaatattaggaaggtggtcataaagttatgcctgatcggtgtgtgtgtgtgtatacatatatatcagCAGAGAGTCTGGGATGTATTACCCATGGCCAAATGGAGGGATGAAGTACAAACAGCAGTGGACACGATTATCCTGGATGTTCTTCCTGTTCAAGCCACTTTCATCCCGAAAATACTGTTCAAACTGCTGGTCAATATAATCAGTAATGTTCTTCCAGCTGAAGATCAAGACAAAAGATTCTGATTAGCAGAAAAACTACCAATAATTTAATGAACAACTCTGTGGTAAGCTCAAAGTATGTACCTCTCCGTGTTATTGACAGCGTCTCCAAAACCTGGTGTGTCTATAATGGTCAGTTTCAGCTTAACGCCCTTCTCCTCAATGTCGACGGTGTGTTTGATGATCTCCACAGTCTGACTAATACGCTCTAATCAACAAAATACACATTTGATGGCATTATTTAAATTGCAGTAAAATATGCAAGCCTGGAAGCAAAAATATACCTTCAGCATTCAGTAGTTTCCTGTCCTTGTACAAATCTGTGAGGAACAAACTGT
The window above is part of the Pseudorasbora parva isolate DD20220531a chromosome 23, ASM2467924v1, whole genome shotgun sequence genome. Proteins encoded here:
- the septin5b gene encoding septin 5b produces the protein MLDALGYALRFRVPKAVGMTSSARYKSRTVKSAEDGEEKEYVGFATLPNQVHRKSVKKGFDFTLMVAGESGLGKSTLINSLFLTDLYKDRKLLNAEERISQTVEIIKHTVDIEEKGVKLKLTIIDTPGFGDAVNNTESWKNITDYIDQQFEQYFRDESGLNRKNIQDNRVHCCLYFIPPFGHGLRPVDVEFMKALQDKVNVVPLISKADCLTPAEMRKMKDRVREEIEKFGIKVYQFPDCDSDEDEELKQQDRELKESTPFAVIGSNTIVEVKGQRVRGRLYPWGIVEVDNQSHCDFVKLRTMLIRSHMHDLKDITCDVHYENYRAQCIQQMTSKLTQDNRVESPIPILPLSTPDVETEKLIKMKDEELRRMQEMLQKMQQQMHEQDL